gtcaagatcatgtaaataacatgtaaaacgaaaaagggagactgtcaagatcctgtaaataacatggaaatcgaaaaagggagactgtcaagatcctgtaaatatgatgtaaattgaaaaagggagactgtcaagatcgcgtaaataacatgtaaattgaaaaagggagactgtcaagatcctgtaaataacatggaaatcgaaaaagggagactgtcaagatcctgtaaatatgatgtaaattgaaaaaaggagactgtcaagatcctgtaaataacatgtaaattgaaaaaaggagactgtcaagatcctgtaaataacatggaaatcgacaaagggagactgtcaagatcctataaatatgatgtaaattgaaaaagggagactgtcaagatcgtgtaaataacatgtaaaacgaaaaagggagactgtcaagatcctgtaaataacatggaaatcgaaaaagggagactgtcaagatcctgtaaatatgatgtaaattgaaaaagggagactgtcaagatcttgTAAATAACACATAAATcgaaaaggaaaactgaaaagatcctgtaaatatcataGAAATTGGAAAAGAGGGCCTTTAAAGATCTTGTAACCATCAAGTAAATcaaaaaaagggagactgccaagATATCGTAAAGATCATCTTATCTGATGAAAGAGggctcaaaaacaaaatgattactGCAGATAAATGTGTGAAGAAAGTCGTCCCTGGTACACTGTAGAAGGGTTATCCACCTCATATCAAGCCAACCCAGGCAAAAGGATTTgtgatacattttttttgtatcaaatacaaaaaaaaaaagagtttcaatgaacaaaacaacaaagctgCTTCAAGGGGAAGGCTGGTTGGCAAAATACAGCTTGGAAGTGAGGGTAATCCTCCTACAAGGAACAACTTTTCACCTTCTAAATAAGCTCGTAGATAAAGGGGCTGTTGATAATGTTCcccgaaaaagaaataaacttaacatacttcaaactcttttattgttgtaatatagtatagtatagtttTTGTATTGCTGCATTAATACCTGAATTAAATGTAATCTTGTACCAGCAAGATAATTAATTTCTAAAAATAGGTatggaaattttttaaaataatattctgaACTTTGGAATCAATTTTAAAAAGCTATTGCACAAATATCTTCTAGTATCGTTTTTTCTTAACTAAGTTTAAACCTAATATGTCTTCAACTGGATTGATATCACCCGTAACAACTATTACTCAATTTGTATCTTAAATAGTGTgtattatttaaaaatataataaaatgattttataaaaaatatatttatttattatgattattactaAAGAAATGAGCAATGTATTGAGTCTTCATAATTATTGATGAAATATATATCTTAACATAATTTGTATAAGGTCTGCAACCACAAATGGACTATTCACAGGAAATGCCCTGTAGTTTTAAAATCATCTGATTTTTCCTTTGAGCTCAAAGGGCTAGAGTGAGAGGAACAGTTTATAATGTGAGGGGGAAATGGGACTttcaatatattttaaattcgtATTTCTCAATTCTGGTTGCCATTTTAACAAGGAATTTTGCCAGTTACTAGCACAGTACCTGTTTTGTAACTTCTTGCAGTTACAAGTCATGAGCAGAAGTCCCCTCGTGTTTGTTGACCTTTGCCAAATTCACTTTTTACTACATTACACTTTTTAAGTTACTGTGAGTGATCACTTCACTCTCATCTTTTCTTGTTACAACTTTTCTTTCAAAGAGGACCCTTCCAAGGGACCTTAAAAGGTCATCTTTCGCTGAGTCCTTCATGCATGGTACGCAATACCTCTTCAACAAGGGCTTTAGTTTTTTCAGAGTCACATCTGACACTTTTTTTGCCCTAAAGTAATGGAGAGCAACAATGATAGCTTGATCTCTATCAACCTGTTAAAAAAAGGTAATTCACAATTAGGACAGCACGGTTCTACAttgtaaatgaaaaattctgcGTGTATTTCTGGGATGTTTTCACCTGTAACATGAAAGTATACTATCCAAACGAAAAATGGTCAAATTCGTCAACATGCTCTGCAGTGATTTTTCAGCTGTAATACTTTCTAGCAAGACTTGAGGCAGGTGTCTCAGGGAGACCCTGGAGTATTAATCACTCAAGACATTAAGCATAGCacttttttcccctttcctatAATAGACACCTACAAGATGCTAGAGCTTcctgaaaaagttaaaaataatgtaCTTACAAGGCCCGACTCCAGCATCCTCAGTTCATCCACTTTGTTTGTCTGCACTTCACTTTCattgttacatgtaccttcctTTTCATCAATTACGCCAGAATCATTTCTTCTGATTCTTTGCCTTAAAGAAGGAATATTGACAACATGTATAGTTTAGTATTTGATATCATatgaaaagaaggaaataaatccaaaaccaataataatttatattgatacaataaattatcaaaataatattattctattttcatgtaaactttgaatttacttctttttgttgttgtcactGTGAATAATGTGGCATAGTCCCGTAAAGTAATGTTTCACCTTCAAAGAAGTTTATAACACAGTCCCAAACATAGCAACTGTAAgagcaacaaagaaaataattttaagctcCATGTAAAACCCATTAAAGATGAACAGTTTTAGTGTTCACTTTTTGATTCCTAAGAAATGAATTTACTTTTTGATTCCTAAGAAAACAAATGAGTATATCAAAGGATTTCTAATGTTTTTTTGGCTTCTAATAAAATCTTAAGCCCTGGTCAAAATTCTCTCCAAACTATCATCATCATTCACATGCTCAAATGGCCAAAGAAGtttgtgatagttgatgatactGTAGTTCACTGGCAGTCGCACATGCAAAGTCACGCGAGCAGCTAGTTCCAGGCTCTTTCGGCATAAAAATGCGAACACTAAAATGGCTTTCCAAAGGCAGGGCCAGGCCTCATATTCCTCTATTAGACGTAATATCAGGCCATTACTCCATCTTGCCGCATTGCCCTTCTTGAGCAATGAACATTTAGTGATACGCTTCTTTTTTTGCAGTGTCTCTTCTAATTCTTGCGAGTTGACGCTTTCTTCAGAGGATATCTTCTCTAAGATATCTTGGTCTTCAGTATTTTCTTTGTCATGATTATCATCTTGGATGTAAACACGAATTTCTGAAGCTGCAGCTGAGCCTTGCGAGGAACTTTTGGTGGCCATTTTAAATGAGCCCGCTGATGTTTGGGGAAAACAGCTGGccaaaaactatcatgaactatctgACATACGCGTGGTCAAACGAGGAaaactatcatcgactatcatgaagaatttgaacaagctcaaaatgaatgatagttgatgatagtgtaTAATAGTTGGTGGTCCAACAGAAGAGCGAGCTTCAACTATCATTGACTATCATCAACAATCATGTAGATGTtgtggtttaaaatttttcaaagcaatccagttttgatttttcttcgtttaattaatattccttatcataatctgaaacaaaggaaaaaccaaaTTGAaattgtgttaaaaaaaaaaaaaaaattcaaccagGACAAAATTTGAACCTGTAACCTTCACGCTATAACAATGCCTTTTCTAagtctgaaacaaaggaaaatcaaaattgaactggtgtATAACAAAAATTCAAGCAGGAAAACATATGAACTTGTAACCTTATAAAAATGAGTCCCAAAAGAGAACTATAGTGGTAAATTatattacagcagtactttacAGGCAAAATAACAGTTACCTCAGTTTGCAAATCTACTTTCTGAACTTTAGTTGGTACATTGCCATTtggttcctaaaaataaaaataaattgcctCATGGTAAAGgagtttgaaaacaacattagaTTTGCCAGTTAAGTCCTTACTCTTTATACATTATTAACCTCTTAAGTACTAAAAAAACAGGAGTGCCATActagggaatattggcccgaggtcaagTGAtcgatccaaacaaaacaaccaagGGCCAATATTTTCCAGTACAGCAccaagcaagtgaggttagtaagttgttaattacagtgtacatggcaGCATTTCTTTGACAATCAGAAAATTCTCTGTTTGGAAAAGATGGGGCATTATTTTCAGGAAGAGGAGATGCAGCTTTAAGCCAGATGGAATGGAGCATCTGAACATGCCAGTACCGGATAGCCTTCCCCCATCACAACAAACAGcctaaaaacagtttttgagtggCATTGCGGAGATGATGAATTCTTATCTAAAACCTAAAGTCAAAAGTAAGTGAGTCAAGATAGACTTAATCATGGTGCCCAAGCTGTTTTTGAAACAACTTCTTTTGGATTTGAGCTTGAACAAGCCGTTTTCAGCCAGGGAAGTGTGTTATTCACACAAGTTACTCACAAGGTTTATGACGGCAATGTAAGTTGAAGTCCAAACTGTAATCAAGGACTCCTACTTATTGGGACACACGTTAAAATTAAAAGTGTgagttacatgtaactgtaaTCCTCAGGTATATTCTACCCACAAGGACACAAGGTTAAAAGGACTGTAATCTTAAACACATCGCTGGCCACTGAGTGAAGCGACTAAATCATTGCATTTTATGGTGTTTGACCTTGAATAAGTTCGGGTCACGAGGTTCCCCTTCACAATCACatattctcctcagttatttgaagatcCAGAGTGTTGATCTGGCCGGGGTTTgagcccaatgctcaaccaactgagccaccagtgcactGGGAATCatacacaatttacatgtaatcAAGGTGTGGTAAAAtctgatattatttttattatctgaCCTCTGCTTTTCCTTTGCATGCTCTTTTCCTTGAGCTGTCCTTAAAGCACTAACAAAAAATtcccagaacaaaaagagaaagagtttCATCACTAAACTGAAGGAATACATACTAGACCCCTGCTACATCTGTACCTTGAATGTTGGTGTAAACATATATAGGAAtagcaataataaaatgaaaataatattaaagaccTCATTACTCCATACTGAAAGTGCCAATTAAATgttcaacatttaaaaaaaatgcatgtatCATGCACAAGCACAAGAAAGATGTCATGTCCTACATTGTATTACACTAGTGCTTGTACAGCACATTCATAcgggtgtacatgtacatgtgtgctTGATTCACAAGAGGATAAATTTACAACCGTCCACTTCGCCACACTGAGTTTCTCTAAACATGTGTTGCCTTTGCATGAGCTCATCATAAGACTGAGATTAGAGTTGTCATTATCTACATGTAAACTCTCAAGAGgttatatcagaaacccataagggctgAAACGTGttacgcgcgttcacagcttccgaatattcagtgcgaactgattggttgaatgtttcagtgctaagtaccatatttggaaacccctcgctcttgttgttccaaatatggtacttagcaaattgaatattcagaagcttgtttcccagcactcaaggggccgttacatgtttcaacccttatgggtttctggttatatacatgtataacacTCATATCAAGTCTGAGAGGTTGAACTGGGAAATGTTATTTCACCTGCTGTTGGTAAGCACTTGGCTTCCTTGAAGAACACATAATGTTGCTTATGTGCTTCCTGCCCTTTGTTTTGTACAGAGTAACCTGGCCAGCACCTTCCACCTGATAAACCCCATAGAGGATTTTTTGCATCTAGCAAAATTGTATTGCAGAGTTCTAAATTAACTCTGCTGTCTTCTTCCGTTGTCCCAGGACAGGCCTTTAGCCCTCCTGATCCTGTCCactttccaaaacaaagcaaaaaaggCATTATTTTGGATTTACTTTTCTCGGTCAATAAACAATGTACACCCAaaggattaaaaaacaagaacattttaAACACTCCACAATCTGATTATCATCCTCTTGCCCCTGACACACAAAATTATTACATGGGCAAGGCATGACAActgcttggaaaaaaaaaaaacaacaattgttatatagctgaactTTTCCCCCAACAGTGTGCGCTCTCATaggttacttcaaggtcacatgacatctaacaataaaactgtttcctgccAAAGGTCTCTGAGTCTGAGTCTCTGGACAatagtgcaaaatctatgatgtcagagggtaacagtgcacagTAACCTGCAAATGTTGACCAACGACCGCCATTTCTGTTGCCgttgcatgtttttctttttgtgctatgtaacaaatcacttaatgagtGGTCCCTCAGGACACAGTTCATTTTTTTCCctcaaatttcaatgttttcctCGGCTGCACCTctgggaaacattgagattctcaggaaacaaaattaaatgtttcCCAAGAGACCAGTCATTAAATGCTTATTACTGACTATTCATTTTAAAGTGGTTACCCATAACAAAgagtgtactgtacatgtaggacAAGCTAACAGGCAGATGGGCATCTAGGCATCCTGTGAATGCCCATGTTTGAGAGGAAATTATTTAATGGTTCCATCAAATGTTGCCTTTTTAGTCAATTATTGGCTTGAGTAAACCTTCTACAAAATATTGGATGCCAAATTGCTGGCTGCCTTAAAAATTCAATTCCACATGACCAACATTGAGCTTGTTGGATGTCAATACCTTCACATTCTTAGCATAACACCAAGCAATATATAGCAATTATTTTAGAAGCAGTTTCTTGAACGATAATTACAATCACAAGACTCCcatatgaatagcaaatataaGTTGGTGTACGAGTCCCGTCTGAACAGCCACTTTGTAAATTTAATCCATGACATTTAATCCACTATGGCTTCTACAATTTTATAGAAGCTTAactttcactgctgcattgcaAACCCAGGGTCACTTTACATGGCAATCAGGCTTACTGAATAAAATAAAGCTTCATGTTTTGATACAATCGATCTTGATCAACTAGCctttgtgcattttttttttttttgtcttgagaTGCCGACTAATTTCAGCTCCAATTAGAGACAATTATGGAGAGTTCAGTGTCTACTGTAGAAGAAGAGCCGGTTACAACATTTAAAGCACAACATAATgcgacaaaaaacaaattacctTACCTCAAAAGAAGCACAAGGCATCGGAGTAATCgaactggttttcaattgagccaTATTTCCTCGATGTTAGCGAGAGTTATCCTGACGGAGATCGACGGCCATTAAAAAGCAGATTTTTGCGCCAAAAATAACCCGCTGTGATTATAGAGGCGCGGTTACAGAGTTAAGCGAGCCCACACTGCCTCTGACAGCGTTTGGTTTTTTGAGCTTGCAACGTGTGAATACGGTAGTTACCTCATATATGATACCCTATAATGTACCGTTGTATAAATCTATCTTACTTTATTGCTTACTTAACTTCCTttgggtgcttgggctacttgaggtgcttggtaTACTTGAGGTgtttgggctacttgaggtgcttgcaCCGGttgggctacttggggtgcttaggctacttgaggtgcttgggctattTGGGGTGGTTGggctgcttgaggtgcttgggctactttgggtgcttgggctacttggggtgcTTGGGCTATTGAGGTGCTtaagctacttgaggtgcttgagctacttgaggtgcttgggctacttgaggtgcttgggctactttgaATGCCAGGGCTACTTCGGGTGCTtgagctacttgaggtgcttaggctacttgaagtgcttaggctacttgaggtgcttgggctacttgaggtgcttgagctacttgaggtgcttgggctacttggggtggttgggctacttgaggtgcttgggctacttgagatgcttgggctactttgggtgcttgggctacttggggtgcTTGGGCTATTGAGGTGCTTAAGCTACTTAAgctgcttgggctacttgaggtgcttgggctacttgaggtgcttgggctactttgaATGCCTGGGCTACTTcgggtgcttgggctacttgaggtgcttaggctaCTTGAAGTTcttaggctacttgaggtgcttgggctacttgaggtgcttgggctactttgaATGCCTGGGCTACTTCGGGTGCTtgagctacttgaggtgcttaggctacttgaagtgcttaggctacttgaggtgcttgggctacttgaggtgcttgggctacttggggtggttgggctacttgaggtgcttgggctacttgagatGCTTGGGCTACTTTGGGTGCTTGGGCTATTTGGGGTGCTTGGGCTATTGAGGTGCTtaagctacttgaggtgcttgggctacttgaggtgcttgggctacttgaggtgcttgggctacttgaggtgcttgggctacttgaggtgcttaggctacttgaggtgcttgggctacttggggtggTTGGGCTACTTTAGgcgcttgggctacttgaggtgcttgggctactttgggttcttgggctacttggggtgcctgggctacttgaggtgcttgggctacttgaggtgcttcggctacttgaggtgcttgggctacttgaggtgcttgggctactttgaATGCCTGGGCTACTTCGGGTGCTtgagctacttgaggtgcttaggctacttgaagtgcttaggctacttgaggtgcttgggctacttgaggtgcttgggctacttggggtggttgggctacttgaggtgcttgggctacttgagatGCTTGGGCTACTTTGGGTGCTTGGGCTATTTGGGGTGCTTGGGCTATTGAGGTGCTtaagctacttgaggtgcttgggctacttgaggtgcttgggctacttgaggtgcttgggctacttgaggtgcttgggctacttgaggtgcttgggctacttggggtggTTGGGCTCCTTAAGgcgcttgggctacttgaggtgcttgggctactttgggtgcttgggctacttggggtgcctgggctacttgaggtgcttgggctacttggggtggTTGGCCTACTttaggtgcttgggctacttgaggtgcttaagctacttgaggtgcttaagctacttgaggtgcttaggctacttgaggtgcttgggctacttgaggtgcttgggctacttgaggtgcttgagctacttgaggtgcttgggctacttgaggtgcttgggctactttgaATGCCAGGGCTACTTCGGGTGCTtgagctacttgaggtgcttaggctacttgaagtgcttaggctacttgaggtgcttgggctacttgaggtgcttgagctacttgaggtgcttgggctacttggggtggttgggctacttgaggtgcttgggctacttgagatgcttgggctactttgggtgcttgggctacttggggtgcTTGGGCTATTGAGGTGCTTAAGCTACTTGAGCTGCTTGGGCTACTttaggtgcttgggctacttgaggtgcttgggctactttgaATGCCTGGGCTACTTcgggtgcttgggctacttgaggtgcttaggctaCTTGAAGTTcttaggctacttgaggtgcttgggctacttgaggtgcttgggctacttgaggtgcttggtttacttgaggtgcttgggctacttggggtggTTGGGCTCCTTAAGgcgcttgggctacttgaggtgcttgggctactttgggtgcttgggctacttggggtgcctgggctacttgaggtgcttgggctacttggggtggTTGGCCTACTttaggtgcttgggctacttgaggtgcttaagctacttgaggtgcttaagctacttgaggtgcttaggctacttgaggtgcttgggctacttgaggtgcttgggcta
The Montipora capricornis isolate CH-2021 chromosome 10, ASM3666992v2, whole genome shotgun sequence genome window above contains:
- the LOC138019422 gene encoding uncharacterized protein isoform X1, yielding MAQLKTSSITPMPCASFEVEGAGQVTLYKTKGRKHISNIMCSSRKPSAYQQQCFKDSSRKRACKGKAEEPNGNVPTKVQKVDLQTEVTVILPVKYCCNIIYHYSSLLGLIFIRLQVHMFSCLNFCYTPVQF
- the LOC138019422 gene encoding uncharacterized protein isoform X5, whose product is MAQLKTSSITPMPCASFEVEGAGQVTLYKTKGRKHISNIMCSSRKPSAYQQQCFKDSSRKRACKGKAEEPNGNVPTKVQKVDLQTELLCLGLCYKLL
- the LOC138019422 gene encoding uncharacterized protein isoform X2, with amino-acid sequence MAQLKTSSITPMPCASFEVEGAGQVTLYKTKGRKHISNIMCSSRKPSAYQQQDSSRKRACKGKAEEPNGNVPTKVQKVDLQTEVTVILPVKYCCNIIYHYSSLLGLIFIRLQVHMFSCLNFCYTPVQF
- the LOC138019422 gene encoding uncharacterized protein isoform X3, coding for MAQLKTSSITPMPCASFEWTGSGGLKACPGTTEEDSRVNLELCNTILLDAKNPLWGLSGGRCWPGYSVQNKGQEAHKQHYVFFKEAKCLPTAAQGKEHAKEKQRNQMAMYQLKFRK
- the LOC138019422 gene encoding uncharacterized protein isoform X4, whose product is MAQLKTSSITPMPCASFEWTGSGGLKACPGTTEEDSRVNLELCNTILLDAKNPLWGLSGGRCWPGYSVQNKGQEAHKQHYVFFKEAKCLPTAGQLKEKSMQRKSRGTKWQCTN
- the LOC138019422 gene encoding uncharacterized protein isoform X6 yields the protein MAQLKTSSITPMPCASFEVEGAGQVTLYKTKGRKHISNIMCSSRKPSAYQQQCFKDSSRKRACKGKAEEPNGNVPTKVQKVDLQTEAKNQKK